A DNA window from Mycoplasmopsis pullorum contains the following coding sequences:
- a CDS encoding adenine-specific methyltransferase EcoRI family protein translates to MIITTKQYKNANMNRAKKEKNDEFYTLYEDVASELSKYESQLKGKAILCPCDWDYEDLTNEQKQEYREKGFVKGINDNFAFSQFLRAKNSNIGLNSNWQNKLYFSHYNPNTGGEGRPFQIAIREFAKREPDGIVITNPPFSLFREFIDVLFECNLKFLIIGNKNALAYKKIFPLFMENKLWIGYTVPRRFVTVDNKTVNLGVCIWFTNLDVDKKEKLILTEKYDPEKYPKYDNYDAINVDKTKDIPYDYDGLIGVPITFLQKYNPEQFEIIGHSRYLEKHGGGDVKINGKTCYTRIIIKNLNPNKGIEL, encoded by the coding sequence TTGATAATAACAACTAAACAATATAAAAATGCTAATATGAACCGTGCTAAAAAAGAGAAAAACGATGAATTTTATACTTTATATGAAGATGTAGCAAGTGAATTATCAAAATACGAAAGTCAGTTAAAAGGAAAAGCGATTCTTTGTCCTTGCGACTGAGACTATGAAGATTTAACAAACGAACAAAAACAAGAATATAGAGAAAAAGGTTTTGTAAAAGGTATTAATGACAATTTTGCTTTTTCTCAGTTTCTAAGAGCGAAAAATTCCAATATTGGACTTAATTCTAATTGACAAAACAAACTTTATTTTTCACATTATAACCCTAACACTGGGGGAGAGGGACGACCTTTTCAAATTGCGATAAGAGAATTTGCTAAAAGAGAACCTGATGGGATTGTTATCACCAATCCTCCATTTAGTTTATTTAGGGAATTTATCGATGTTTTATTTGAATGTAATTTGAAATTTCTTATTATAGGGAATAAAAATGCACTTGCATATAAAAAGATTTTTCCTTTATTTATGGAAAATAAATTATGAATTGGTTATACCGTTCCTAGAAGATTTGTTACCGTAGATAATAAAACTGTTAATTTAGGAGTATGTATTTGATTTACTAACTTAGATGTTGATAAGAAAGAAAAGTTAATTCTTACTGAAAAATATGACCCTGAAAAATACCCTAAATACGATAACTATGACGCAATTAACGTTGATAAAACCAAAGATATACCTTACGATTATGACGGACTAATAGGAGTTCCTATTACCTTTTTACAAAAATATAACCCCGAGCAATTTGAAATTATTGGACATAGCAGGTATTTAGAAAAGCACGGGGGTGGTGATGTAAAAATTAATGGTAAAACTTGCTATACAAGAATTATTATTAAAAACTTAAATCCAAATAAAGGAATCGAACTTTAA
- a CDS encoding Fic family protein, with the protein MRKFNYSKFKDVKWDSEVLSLISGIYKYQGKEEFFLKQKPEQLNKLVEIAKIQSTESSNEIEGIVTTSTRIKKLVEEKTSPRNQDEKEIIGYRDVLNLIHENFDVIPVSKNYILQMHKIMFSYLNNPFAGKTKNVQNYITATYENGHSEVVFTPLSPFETSSALDDICDEFNKVIGNWELDPLIAIPLFIHDFLCIHPFNDGNGRMSRLLTTLLLYKCDFYVGRYISLESIIAKSKFEYYDSLAKSGLNWHNEKEDILPFLKYILGIILSAYKAFEDRFSIIEEKLPPIEIVRKAINQKIEKFSKQDIVELCPNLSLSSIENSLRKLVEEKVIKREGIGKAIKYIRLK; encoded by the coding sequence ATGAGAAAGTTTAATTATTCTAAATTCAAAGATGTAAAATGAGATTCTGAAGTATTAAGCTTAATAAGTGGAATTTATAAATACCAAGGTAAGGAAGAATTTTTCTTAAAACAAAAACCTGAACAATTGAATAAGCTTGTTGAAATAGCTAAAATACAAAGTACAGAATCATCAAATGAAATTGAAGGTATTGTTACAACTAGCACTAGAATAAAAAAACTAGTTGAAGAAAAAACAAGTCCGCGAAATCAGGATGAAAAAGAAATCATAGGTTATAGAGATGTTTTAAATCTTATTCATGAAAATTTCGATGTTATCCCTGTTTCTAAAAATTACATTTTACAAATGCATAAAATTATGTTTAGTTATCTAAATAATCCATTTGCTGGTAAAACTAAAAATGTACAAAATTATATTACTGCTACTTATGAAAATGGTCATTCTGAAGTTGTTTTTACACCTCTTTCTCCATTCGAAACATCAAGTGCACTAGATGATATTTGTGATGAATTTAATAAAGTTATAGGGAACTGAGAATTAGATCCTTTAATTGCTATACCTCTTTTTATACATGATTTTTTGTGCATTCATCCTTTTAATGATGGAAATGGCAGAATGAGTAGATTACTTACAACGCTCTTATTATATAAGTGCGATTTTTATGTTGGTAGATATATATCACTTGAATCGATAATAGCCAAAAGTAAATTTGAATATTATGATTCATTAGCAAAATCTGGTTTAAATTGACATAATGAAAAAGAAGATATATTACCTTTTTTGAAATATATTTTAGGTATTATTCTTTCTGCTTATAAAGCGTTTGAAGATCGCTTTTCAATTATTGAAGAAAAATTACCTCCGATTGAAATTGTAAGAAAAGCAATTAATCAGAAAATAGAAAAATTCTCAAAACAAGATATTGTTGAGCTTTGTCCTAATCTTAGTCTTAGTTCAATAGAAAACTCATTAAGAAAGCTGGTAGAAGAGAAAGTAATTAAAAGAGAAGGGATAGGTAAAGCTATAAAATACATAAGACTAAAATAA
- a CDS encoding transglutaminase-like domain-containing protein codes for MKQLIYRKKWQINDTINYFENLITNLSFNNIDKNKFYDYNPKTKDAILISSRMGSSFWPELFYEKPNIFVGLSHKGRLSIIKVDENVNNKTKNDIKISEIIPISYNKNKNLYYLDYAKKYKEWRQKWEETLPKIINPNWSDEQKIKAVSFFIITNVAYNSTNQSFEYAEEFTYDGYGFMTPFALFDRDKELQCNGYTQNFAMAMSLLGIPVRQIGGDIYEKSSLASSGQHAWNEVFVDGRWKVVDLTWADKLETPLIYESEKTKYREIDLDYVMAERNDPIWNTRRLFFDSYISTIFKYKNPKEYEYVDLPEYFTNTPEEQPTWEEWVNSDRNLDIIIDRRLIKLKDTNKLI; via the coding sequence TTGAAACAACTCATTTATAGAAAAAAATGACAAATAAATGACACAATAAATTATTTCGAAAACTTAATCACAAATCTATCATTTAATAATATAGATAAAAATAAATTTTATGATTATAATCCAAAAACAAAAGATGCTATATTAATTTCGTCAAGAATGGGATCATCATTTTGACCTGAATTATTTTATGAAAAACCTAATATTTTTGTTGGTTTATCGCATAAAGGTCGACTAAGTATTATAAAAGTTGATGAAAATGTAAATAATAAAACGAAAAACGATATAAAAATAAGTGAGATAATTCCTATTTCTTACAATAAGAATAAAAATTTATATTACTTAGATTATGCTAAAAAATATAAGGAATGACGACAAAAGTGAGAAGAAACTTTACCTAAAATAATCAATCCTAATTGAAGTGATGAACAAAAAATAAAAGCCGTTTCATTTTTCATAATCACGAATGTTGCTTACAATAGTACAAACCAAAGTTTTGAATATGCAGAGGAATTCACCTATGACGGATATGGTTTTATGACTCCTTTTGCATTATTCGATAGAGACAAAGAACTACAATGTAATGGATATACGCAGAATTTCGCTATGGCTATGTCATTACTAGGTATACCAGTGCGACAAATAGGTGGAGATATTTATGAAAAAAGTTCTTTAGCTAGTTCGGGACAACATGCGTGAAATGAAGTTTTTGTTGATGGTAGATGAAAAGTCGTTGATTTAACTTGAGCAGATAAATTAGAGACACCATTAATATACGAAAGTGAAAAAACAAAATATAGAGAAATTGATTTAGACTATGTTATGGCAGAACGAAATGATCCAATTTGAAATACAAGAAGATTATTTTTTGATTCCTACATTTCAACAATTTTTAAATACAAAAATCCTAAAGAGTACGAATATGTTGACTTACCAGAATATTTCACCAACACTCCAGAAGAACAACCAACTTGAGAAGAATGAGTAAATTCTGATAGAAATTTAGATATAATTATTGATAGACGACTTATCAAACTTAAAGATACGAATAAATTAATATAA
- a CDS encoding lectin like domain-containing protein — translation MRFKNKKILTSLLVSPSLLIPFSVISTTTSADSDAPKLELFKTKSAKEIAKMEFFDAREYNLVTNVKHQGHEGLCWAYTIASILETNMLKNNIGNYTKNSLDIDEHAIDYISNSWNHNADKLNLNPDAKEWKGILGEGNYLSHAFNGLMRNTSPIAQTNQNEFPNFDNPTIAKIKNAVKINHTVDDIKLAIAKYGSVGVAYAFNEMNFGSKTVWYNEPNSIIETKSLEERKIKNHASVIVGWDDTYYQSNFEPERPKQRGGFIIKNSWGTKMHGQGYFMLSYDSLDLIHEVMAVEVENNNTYQNTYYYDTKNSFSLFATIDTNERTMANIFPVKKANDEIVEKLKSINFALRGSNITAEIKIYVKNSSMSNPEDGELKLTQEVQIPNSGDKGFYTIDLNEEIILNKGQYFSIIVDVTNKGEQNVDLMASDETREILSFYKHNNQWVNSKKSFVVFGIKAHTLEVPINELNKGTAVNEENKELEESSETNTNNNPSESDTENNPPRSDHSESESESSESDVETDTVTNIEESSDSEISREEEISSPKTNESGTEADSASQDNNKPTTEDSATENKDAANENPTRDQSNSNPETEEDQINDSSTSESQPNDPVETGEQANSSSTTNESSTIEKNNSNNEKELEESSETNTNNNPSESGTENNPPISDDSEIEVETDTVTNIEESSDSEITREEEISSPKTNESRTDSSSEENNPISKESDASNVEDSSSPIAEDTTDESSSEDEINSNSEIGADLASQDNDKSTTEDSATENKDASNENPTRDQSNSNPETEEDQINDSSTSKSQPNNPVETGEQANSKPTTNENSTIEKNNSNNEKELEGVSIESEKSKTNKIHVILWSILGVSTGIITFGIATFFIVKLIKKRVKK, via the coding sequence ATGAGATTCAAAAATAAAAAAATATTAACTAGTTTATTGGTTAGCCCAAGTTTATTAATACCTTTTAGTGTGATAAGCACAACCACATCAGCTGATTCTGACGCACCAAAATTAGAACTTTTTAAAACTAAAAGTGCAAAAGAAATTGCAAAAATGGAATTTTTTGATGCAAGAGAATACAATTTAGTTACTAATGTTAAACATCAAGGACATGAAGGTCTTTGTTGAGCATATACAATTGCTTCAATTTTAGAAACTAATATGTTAAAAAATAATATAGGTAATTACACTAAAAATTCTTTAGATATTGATGAACATGCAATTGATTACATAAGTAATAGTTGAAATCACAATGCAGATAAGTTAAATTTAAATCCCGATGCTAAAGAATGAAAAGGAATTTTAGGTGAAGGAAATTATTTATCTCACGCATTTAATGGTTTAATGAGAAATACGTCCCCAATTGCTCAAACTAATCAAAATGAGTTTCCTAATTTTGATAATCCTACAATTGCCAAAATTAAAAATGCTGTAAAAATTAATCATACTGTTGATGATATTAAATTAGCGATTGCCAAATATGGTTCTGTGGGAGTTGCTTATGCTTTTAACGAAATGAATTTTGGTTCTAAAACCGTTTGATACAACGAACCAAATTCAATTATTGAAACTAAATCACTTGAAGAAAGAAAAATCAAAAATCATGCTTCAGTTATTGTAGGTTGAGATGATACTTATTATCAATCTAATTTTGAACCTGAAAGACCGAAACAAAGAGGTGGTTTTATAATTAAAAATAGTTGAGGAACTAAAATGCATGGTCAGGGCTACTTTATGCTTTCATACGATTCATTAGATTTAATTCATGAAGTAATGGCAGTTGAAGTAGAAAATAATAATACATATCAAAATACTTACTATTATGATACAAAAAATTCATTTTCTTTATTTGCAACCATTGATACTAATGAAAGAACAATGGCAAATATTTTTCCAGTTAAAAAAGCAAATGATGAAATTGTAGAAAAATTAAAGTCAATTAATTTTGCACTCAGAGGCTCAAACATTACTGCTGAAATCAAAATTTATGTTAAAAATTCTTCAATGTCTAATCCTGAAGATGGTGAATTAAAATTAACTCAAGAAGTGCAAATTCCAAATTCTGGTGATAAAGGATTTTATACAATCGATTTAAATGAAGAAATTATTTTAAACAAAGGTCAATATTTTTCAATCATAGTTGATGTCACTAACAAAGGTGAACAAAACGTTGATTTGATGGCGAGTGATGAAACTAGAGAAATTTTGAGTTTTTATAAACATAATAATCAATGAGTAAATAGCAAAAAAAGTTTTGTTGTATTTGGAATTAAAGCTCATACTCTTGAAGTGCCAATTAATGAATTAAATAAAGGCACAGCAGTTAATGAAGAAAATAAAGAATTAGAAGAAAGTTCTGAAACAAATACAAATAATAATCCTAGTGAATCAGATACAGAAAATAATCCACCTAGAAGTGATCACAGTGAAAGTGAATCAGAAAGCTCTGAAAGTGATGTAGAAACAGATACAGTAACTAATATTGAAGAGTCATCAGATAGTGAAATTTCAAGAGAAGAAGAAATAAGTTCTCCAAAAACTAATGAATCTGGAACAGAAGCGGATTCAGCATCTCAAGATAACAACAAACCTACAACAGAAGATTCTGCAACTGAAAATAAAGATGCAGCAAATGAAAATCCAACACGCGATCAAAGTAATTCAAACCCTGAAACCGAAGAGGATCAAATTAATGATTCTTCAACATCTGAATCACAACCAAATGATCCAGTCGAAACAGGAGAGCAAGCTAATTCAAGTTCAACTACTAACGAAAGTTCAACTATAGAAAAAAATAATTCTAATAATGAAAAAGAATTAGAAGAAAGTTCTGAAACTAATACAAATAATAATCCTAGTGAATCAGGTACGGAAAATAATCCACCTATAAGTGATGACAGTGAAATTGAGGTAGAAACAGATACAGTAACAAATATTGAAGAGTCATCAGATAGCGAGATTACAAGAGAAGAAGAAATAAGTTCTCCAAAAACTAATGAATCTAGAACAGATTCAAGTTCAGAAGAAAATAATCCGATTTCAAAAGAATCTGATGCATCTAATGTTGAAGACAGTAGTTCTCCAATAGCTGAAGATACTACTGATGAAAGTTCATCGGAAGATGAAATTAATTCAAACTCTGAAATAGGAGCGGATTTAGCATCTCAAGATAACGACAAATCAACAACAGAAGATTCTGCAACTGAAAATAAAGATGCATCAAATGAAAATCCAACACGCGATCAAAGTAATTCAAACCCTGAAACCGAAGAGGATCAAATTAATGATTCTTCAACATCTAAATCACAACCAAATAATCCAGTCGAAACAGGAGAGCAAGCTAATTCAAAACCAACTACTAATGAAAATTCAACTATAGAAAAAAATAATTCTAATAATGAAAAAGAATTAGAAGGTGTTTCAATAGAATCTGAAAAATCTAAAACCAATAAAATACATGTTATTTTATGAAGTATTTTAGGTGTTTCAACTGGAATTATAACTTTTGGTATAGCAACTTTCTTTATTGTTAAATTAATTAAAAAAAGAGTTAAAAAATAA